In Mycobacterium sp. JS623, one genomic interval encodes:
- a CDS encoding SURF1 family cytochrome oxidase biogenesis protein — protein MQRWAFVLRPAWLALFVVVLAFAYLCFTVLAPWQLGKNAKTSRENTQISNSLSADPVPLKTFLPQQDSSAPDAQWRRVTATGRYLPDQQVLARLRVIDGDPAFEVLTPFAVDGGPVVLVDRGYVRPEQGSKVPAIAGAPTGTVTITARLRDSEPVVAGKEPFREGGAQQVYSINTGQISALTRTPLAGSYVQLIEDQPGGLGVIALPRLDAGPFLSYGIQWIAFGIIAPILLGYFIYAEIRERRREKAAAPKTPDAPLTVEQKLADRYGRRH, from the coding sequence ATGCAACGGTGGGCGTTTGTGTTGCGGCCGGCGTGGCTGGCCCTGTTTGTCGTGGTGCTCGCATTCGCCTACCTGTGCTTCACCGTGCTGGCGCCGTGGCAACTGGGCAAGAACGCCAAGACATCGCGTGAGAACACCCAGATTTCGAATTCGCTGTCCGCCGACCCGGTACCGCTGAAAACCTTTCTGCCGCAGCAGGATTCGTCGGCGCCCGACGCTCAGTGGCGGCGGGTGACGGCGACGGGACGCTATCTGCCCGATCAGCAGGTACTGGCCCGGCTTCGCGTCATCGACGGAGATCCAGCGTTCGAGGTGCTGACGCCGTTCGCCGTCGACGGTGGCCCGGTTGTCCTGGTCGACCGCGGATACGTGCGACCCGAGCAGGGCTCGAAGGTGCCTGCCATCGCTGGTGCACCGACCGGGACGGTCACGATCACCGCACGGCTGCGCGACTCCGAGCCGGTGGTGGCCGGTAAGGAGCCGTTCCGCGAGGGCGGGGCGCAGCAGGTGTATTCGATCAACACCGGGCAGATCTCGGCGCTCACCCGCACGCCGTTGGCCGGCTCATATGTCCAACTCATCGAGGATCAGCCAGGCGGGCTCGGCGTCATCGCGTTGCCTCGCCTCGATGCCGGCCCGTTCCTGTCCTACGGCATCCAGTGGATCGCGTTCGGCATCATTGCCCCGATCCTGTTGGGCTACTTCATCTACGCCGAGATCCGGGAGCGCCGACGCGAGAAGGCCGCTGCGCCGAAGACGCCCGACGCGCCGCTTACCGTCGAACAGAAGCTCGCCGACCGATACGGCAGGCGGCACTGA
- a CDS encoding cobalamin biosynthesis protein: MFAPASRGRVAAIAAGYLADLLFADPRRGHPVALFGGGAAALERLTYADSRRAGVLHVGTLLGALAVLGIVVERATRGPGSTAAATAAATFVALGGTSLSRTGHQMADLLTAGDTAGARRLLPSLCGRDPAALDSAGLARAALESIAENTSDAHVAPVLWAAVGGTPAVLVYRGANTLDAMIGNRSPRYLRFGWAAARFDDAASFVAARVTGVLVAVCAPLVGGSPFGALRAWRRDAARHPSPNAGVVEAAFAGALGVRLGGPTQYAHELEIRPTLGDGRAPEVADLARAVQLSRIVQAAAVTAVGLSAACRIGRRASVRR; encoded by the coding sequence GTGTTTGCGCCAGCGAGTCGGGGCCGCGTCGCGGCAATCGCGGCCGGCTATCTCGCCGACCTGCTATTTGCCGATCCGCGTCGCGGCCACCCGGTCGCGCTGTTCGGCGGCGGCGCAGCGGCTTTGGAACGGTTGACCTACGCCGACTCCCGTCGCGCAGGAGTGCTGCATGTCGGGACGCTGCTGGGGGCGCTCGCGGTGCTCGGTATCGTCGTCGAGCGGGCCACCCGCGGACCGGGGTCAACCGCCGCGGCCACCGCGGCCGCGACGTTCGTCGCGCTCGGCGGAACATCGTTAAGCCGCACCGGCCACCAGATGGCTGACCTGTTGACGGCCGGTGATACTGCGGGCGCGCGCCGACTGTTGCCGTCACTATGCGGACGCGACCCGGCCGCGCTCGACTCGGCGGGCCTTGCGCGTGCGGCACTCGAATCCATCGCCGAGAACACCTCCGACGCACACGTGGCGCCGGTGTTGTGGGCCGCGGTCGGAGGGACGCCGGCGGTGCTCGTCTATCGCGGCGCCAATACCCTTGACGCGATGATCGGCAACCGGTCACCTCGCTACCTCCGATTCGGTTGGGCGGCAGCGCGATTCGACGATGCCGCCAGTTTCGTCGCGGCCCGCGTCACCGGCGTCCTGGTGGCGGTGTGCGCGCCACTCGTGGGTGGTTCACCTTTCGGAGCGTTACGCGCCTGGCGCCGCGACGCGGCCCGTCACCCCAGCCCCAACGCGGGAGTGGTGGAGGCAGCTTTCGCAGGTGCGCTTGGTGTGCGCCTTGGCGGGCCGACGCAGTATGCGCACGAACTGGAGATCAGGCCGACGCTGGGCGACGGACGAGCCCCCGAGGTTGCGGATCTCGCGCGGGCTGTGCAGTTGTCGCGCATCGTTCAGGCCGCCGCCGTGACCGCCGTCGGCCTCAGTGCCGCCTGCCGTATCGGTCGGCGAGCTTCTGTTCGACGGTAA
- a CDS encoding VOC family protein, translating into MAFPALNHVALTVHDLGVSGPWYQTLIGADPVLDEHTDAGFRHLVWAFDNGTLFGIHQHDRDIEGGQFTEFRAGLDHVGFGCASRAELQDWVDKLNGLGIEHGGIVDAHYGSGVSFRDPDGNALEFFAPPE; encoded by the coding sequence ATGGCCTTCCCGGCGCTCAACCATGTCGCGCTCACCGTGCACGATCTCGGCGTGAGCGGACCCTGGTACCAAACGCTGATCGGTGCCGATCCCGTGCTCGACGAGCACACCGACGCCGGCTTCCGACATCTGGTCTGGGCATTCGACAACGGCACGCTGTTCGGTATCCACCAGCACGACCGCGACATCGAGGGCGGGCAATTCACCGAGTTCCGCGCGGGCCTAGACCATGTCGGGTTCGGCTGCGCCAGCCGCGCCGAACTGCAGGACTGGGTCGACAAGCTCAATGGCCTTGGCATCGAACACGGCGGCATCGTCGATGCGCACTACGGGTCGGGCGTCAGCTTCCGCGATCCCGACGGCAACGCATTGGAGTTCTTCGCTCCGCCGGAGTGA
- a CDS encoding cutinase family protein yields MSNHQLTRWLLRHSLSCGLRGAGLGAAAVLGTGILLIASSAYSPAVPPASADDCPDVEVTFARGTDEPAGLGRVGQALVDSLRQQTGMNIGAYAVNYKASLLQLHTDDGSKDAVSHIKSMADKCPNTPQVIGGYSQGASVIDIVTGDSVGGLLRGTTLPAQYANNVAAVVTFGNVADRTKQPITTQSALLGSRALDLCNPMDPICHEGPGNEWSGHTEGYVPIYTDQAASFAVAQLVGIQPPTTPGPYVTLAPPTADQSTITYH; encoded by the coding sequence ATGAGCAACCACCAACTGACGCGTTGGCTGTTGCGTCATTCCTTGTCATGCGGTCTGCGAGGCGCCGGTCTGGGCGCCGCTGCGGTGCTCGGCACCGGGATTTTGCTGATCGCGTCAAGCGCCTACTCGCCCGCCGTGCCGCCGGCCAGCGCCGACGACTGCCCGGACGTCGAGGTGACCTTCGCCCGCGGCACCGACGAACCGGCCGGGCTCGGGCGCGTCGGCCAGGCCCTCGTGGACTCGCTGCGCCAGCAGACCGGCATGAACATCGGTGCGTATGCGGTGAACTACAAGGCAAGCCTCCTCCAGCTGCACACCGACGACGGCTCCAAAGACGCCGTATCGCACATCAAATCCATGGCCGACAAATGCCCGAACACGCCACAGGTGATAGGCGGCTATTCACAGGGCGCGTCGGTGATCGACATCGTCACCGGAGATTCGGTGGGAGGCCTCCTCAGGGGCACCACGCTGCCCGCCCAATACGCGAACAACGTCGCGGCGGTCGTCACCTTCGGCAATGTGGCCGACCGCACCAAACAACCGATAACGACTCAAAGTGCGCTGCTCGGTTCCAGGGCGCTCGATCTGTGCAACCCCATGGACCCGATCTGTCACGAGGGACCCGGTAACGAATGGAGCGGGCACACCGAGGGTTACGTACCCATCTACACCGACCAGGCCGCAAGCTTCGCCGTCGCGCAGCTCGTGGGGATCCAACCTCCCACCACGCCCGGGCCTTATGTGACACTCGCACCGCCCACGGCGGACCAATCCACCATCACTTACCACTGA
- a CDS encoding zinc-dependent alcohol dehydrogenase family protein gives MRSVVADRVGEPSEVLHLQTRPIPQPGPGQVRIRVTAAPVEASDLHTIRGRYGFTPQFPTVPGIESVGVIDELGSGTDGLTVGQRVITIAVTGTWQEYVIANAGRVLAVPAGMSDSTAAQILSNPLTAVILTGDELDVRPGEWLLQTAAGSIVGRSVIQLGAHVGFKTLNVVRRRSAVEDILALGGTAVICTEDEDLRERVADIAGHDGVSKAIDCVSGQVGADVSRALAPHGELIVYGALSTHRQTDPDKLTIPIFARSLIYETKTIRGFWLFRWFTQTPKNQMAVAINRTVQLADSGALDVPQGQPIPLEEFSEAVLLAEAPEHGGKPLLVFEP, from the coding sequence ATGCGGTCCGTGGTCGCCGACCGGGTTGGCGAACCGTCGGAGGTCCTGCACCTGCAGACCCGCCCGATTCCGCAGCCCGGTCCGGGCCAGGTCCGGATCCGGGTAACTGCTGCACCTGTCGAGGCCAGCGATCTGCATACCATCCGCGGCAGATACGGATTCACCCCGCAGTTCCCGACCGTGCCCGGAATCGAATCCGTGGGCGTGATCGACGAACTCGGCAGCGGCACAGACGGTTTGACTGTCGGCCAGCGTGTCATCACCATCGCGGTGACCGGCACGTGGCAGGAGTACGTCATCGCCAATGCCGGGCGGGTGTTGGCGGTTCCGGCTGGCATGAGCGATTCCACGGCCGCCCAAATTCTTTCCAATCCGCTGACCGCGGTGATCTTGACCGGTGATGAGCTCGATGTTCGACCGGGTGAATGGCTTCTGCAGACCGCGGCCGGTTCGATCGTGGGCCGGTCGGTCATCCAACTCGGAGCGCACGTCGGGTTCAAGACCCTCAATGTGGTCCGCCGTCGATCCGCTGTCGAGGACATCCTGGCGCTGGGGGGCACCGCGGTGATCTGCACCGAGGATGAGGATCTGCGCGAACGAGTAGCCGACATCGCCGGCCACGACGGCGTATCCAAGGCCATCGACTGTGTCAGCGGTCAGGTGGGTGCCGACGTGTCGCGTGCGCTGGCGCCGCACGGTGAGCTGATCGTCTACGGTGCGCTGTCCACGCACCGCCAGACCGATCCCGACAAACTCACCATCCCCATCTTCGCGCGCTCGCTGATCTACGAGACAAAGACCATCCGGGGGTTCTGGCTATTCCGCTGGTTCACCCAGACTCCGAAGAACCAGATGGCCGTAGCGATTAACCGCACAGTTCAGCTCGCCGACAGCGGCGCGTTGGACGTGCCGCAGGGCCAGCCGATACCCCTCGAAGAGTTCAGCGAAGCAGTCCTTTTGGCCGAAGCGCCCGAACACGGAGGCAAACCGCTACTTGTGTTCGAACCCTAG
- a CDS encoding helix-turn-helix domain-containing protein, with the protein MPGLRREELAMLAGISVDYYLRLEQGRDKHPSPQVLDALARALRLDIKATEHLHRLAGLHSARSPDAGATPDDLDQLIDQIPLPVIVANRFQDVLAANAIACALSPGFAPGENFLRWRLLASAARDFFADWDEAVEVAVSGLRESAGGDPEDPRLRALIDELSAASERFRELWARADVGYRTGLLHMRHPAVGDLYLRRTRLNVPESDVQVFIYHPEPASDSANALRTLADSQRENRCGN; encoded by the coding sequence GTGCCGGGATTGCGCCGCGAGGAATTAGCGATGCTCGCCGGCATCAGCGTCGACTACTACCTGCGGCTCGAGCAGGGGCGCGACAAGCATCCGTCGCCACAAGTGCTCGATGCGCTCGCCCGTGCGCTGCGACTCGATATCAAAGCCACGGAGCATCTGCATCGGCTCGCCGGCCTGCACTCGGCACGCAGCCCCGATGCGGGGGCCACGCCGGACGACCTCGATCAATTGATCGATCAGATTCCGTTGCCCGTGATTGTGGCCAACCGATTCCAAGATGTGTTGGCCGCCAATGCGATTGCCTGCGCGTTGTCACCCGGGTTCGCGCCCGGTGAGAACTTCTTACGGTGGCGCCTGCTGGCCTCGGCCGCGCGCGATTTCTTCGCCGACTGGGACGAGGCAGTCGAGGTCGCGGTGAGTGGCTTACGAGAATCGGCGGGCGGCGATCCGGAGGATCCGCGCTTGCGCGCCCTGATCGACGAGTTGTCGGCAGCCAGCGAGCGGTTCCGCGAACTCTGGGCACGCGCAGATGTCGGATACCGCACGGGCCTCCTTCACATGCGACATCCCGCCGTGGGTGATCTCTACCTGCGCCGCACCCGCCTCAACGTGCCCGAATCCGACGTCCAAGTGTTCATCTACCACCCCGAGCCGGCCAGCGATTCGGCAAATGCGCTCAGGACACTTGCCGATTCACAACGCGAAAATCGTTGTGGGAACTAG
- a CDS encoding zinc-dependent alcohol dehydrogenase family protein, whose protein sequence is MRAIEIDQFGDPTQVIRVVDIEEPPPPGPHEVLVSVELSPLNKHDLLVVGGELGRPPLPHIPGAEGVARVLATGAEVDGLQVGDLVVLPLYAGAWRERLVVPADGLFALPAGGDIEQYSMLGSNPPTAGLMLSECAPLQPGDWVVQNAANSGVGRSLIALAKRRGLKTINLARDEAAFSELTAAGADVVHVDDPDAVGDVRAAIGDARVALAVDSVGGRVVARLLELLSDGGSLVSYSWAAGEPMWVDTPTLVAKHLAVRGFFVGDFDYQHKVVPVIREAAPLVADGTLVVPVAGVYPLEHIHDAVQHLLRGGKILLKVAAR, encoded by the coding sequence ATGCGCGCCATCGAGATTGACCAGTTCGGCGACCCCACGCAGGTGATACGCGTTGTCGACATCGAGGAGCCGCCGCCACCGGGTCCGCATGAGGTGCTGGTGAGCGTTGAGCTCTCGCCGCTGAACAAGCACGACCTCCTGGTTGTCGGCGGCGAGCTGGGACGACCACCCCTGCCGCATATACCAGGCGCGGAGGGGGTCGCCCGCGTGCTTGCCACTGGCGCCGAGGTCGATGGACTTCAAGTCGGCGATCTCGTGGTGCTACCCCTGTATGCCGGTGCGTGGCGTGAGCGGCTCGTCGTGCCCGCCGACGGCCTGTTCGCACTGCCGGCCGGCGGCGACATCGAGCAGTACTCGATGCTAGGCAGCAACCCCCCCACGGCAGGGTTGATGCTCAGTGAATGTGCCCCGCTGCAGCCCGGTGACTGGGTGGTTCAGAACGCCGCGAACTCCGGTGTGGGACGGTCATTGATCGCCCTCGCCAAACGTCGAGGACTAAAGACGATCAACCTGGCCCGTGACGAGGCAGCGTTCTCCGAGCTCACAGCGGCCGGGGCCGACGTGGTCCACGTCGATGACCCCGATGCGGTCGGCGATGTTCGAGCAGCGATCGGTGACGCGCGAGTGGCGCTGGCAGTGGACTCCGTGGGTGGTCGAGTGGTGGCGCGACTGCTGGAATTGCTGTCCGACGGTGGATCGTTGGTCAGCTATTCCTGGGCCGCGGGCGAACCGATGTGGGTCGACACGCCGACACTGGTCGCCAAGCACCTCGCAGTCCGCGGATTCTTTGTCGGCGACTTCGACTACCAGCACAAGGTGGTGCCTGTCATTCGTGAGGCGGCACCGCTGGTGGCCGACGGCACCCTCGTTGTCCCCGTGGCCGGCGTGTACCCCCTCGAGCACATCCACGACGCGGTGCAGCATCTCCTTCGCGGCGGCAAGATCCTGCTGAAAGTGGCGGCGCGC